A genomic stretch from Falco naumanni isolate bFalNau1 chromosome 4, bFalNau1.pat, whole genome shotgun sequence includes:
- the DNASE1L3 gene encoding deoxyribonuclease gamma isoform X1, which produces MLLFILLLLCNFSPSLSLKICSFNVRSLGETKIARPEVVDAVVKIISRCDIMLLMEIKENKNRICPFLVEKLTSQLRGPKEDYSCVVSERLGRKSYKEQYAFIYRRHLVSVKQTYQYPDTQPGDEDAFSREPFTIWFQSPKTAVKEFAIIPLHTTPETAVREIDELYDVYLDVKQRWKTENFIFMGDFNAGCSYVPQKQWKNIRLRTYPEFIWLIGDKNDTTVKRSTSCPYDRIVVSGQKLIHAIVPHSVSVFDFQKNFQMTEEQALGVSDHFPVEFELKTKGGFFNWLKSKFSKRRRPRKSRHSSS; this is translated from the exons ATGTTGCTCTTCATCTTGCTTTTGCTCTGCAATTTCAGCCCATCTCTGAGCCTAAAAATCTGCTCCTTCAATGTGAGGTCTCTTGGAGAAACTAAAATAGCCAGACCTGAAGTCGTCGATGCCGTGGTAAAG ATCATTTCTCGCTGTGACATCATGCTGCTGATGGAAATAAAGGAGAACAAGAACCGGATTTGTCCTTTCCTGGTGGAGAAGCTCACCAG TCAGCTGAGGGGGCCGAAGGAGGACTACAGCTGTGTGGTCAGCGAGAGGCTGGGAAGGAAGAGCTACAAGGAGCAGTACGCCTTCATCTACAG GCGGCATCTGGTATCAGTGAAACAAACCTACCAGTACCCCGACACCCAGCCCGGGGATGAGGATGCCTTCTCCAGAGAGCCCTTCACCATCTGGTTCCAGTCTCCAAAAACCG CTGTCAAAGAGTTTGCTATAATCCCTCTGCACACCACACCGGAGACAGCAGTACGGGAGATTGATGAGCTCTATGATGTGTATTTAGATGTAAAACAGCGCTGGAAAACTGAG AACTTCATCTTCATGGGAGACTTTAACGCTGGATGCAGCTATGTTCCCCAAAAACAGTGGAAGAACATCCGGCTGAGGACTTACCCCGAATTCATCTGGCTAATTGGTGACAAAAATGACACAACAGTGAAGAGGAGCACAAGCTGCCCATATGACAG GATCGTGGTCAGCGGGCAGAAGCTCATCCATGCCATCGTGCCACACTCTGTCAGTGTCTTCGATTTCCAGAAGAACTTTCAGATGACTGAGGAGCAG GCACTGGGGGTGAGCGACCACTTCCCAGTAGAATTtgagttaaaaacaaaaggtgGCTTCTTCAACTGGCTGAAATCAAAGTTCTCCAAGAGGAGGAGACCAAGAAAGAGCCGCCACTCAAGCTCATGA
- the DNASE1L3 gene encoding deoxyribonuclease gamma isoform X3 — MLLMEIKENKNRICPFLVEKLTSQLRGPKEDYSCVVSERLGRKSYKEQYAFIYRRHLVSVKQTYQYPDTQPGDEDAFSREPFTIWFQSPKTAVKEFAIIPLHTTPETAVREIDELYDVYLDVKQRWKTENFIFMGDFNAGCSYVPQKQWKNIRLRTYPEFIWLIGDKNDTTVKRSTSCPYDRIVVSGQKLIHAIVPHSVSVFDFQKNFQMTEEQALGVSDHFPVEFELKTKGGFFNWLKSKFSKRRRPRKSRHSSS; from the exons ATGCTGCTGATGGAAATAAAGGAGAACAAGAACCGGATTTGTCCTTTCCTGGTGGAGAAGCTCACCAG TCAGCTGAGGGGGCCGAAGGAGGACTACAGCTGTGTGGTCAGCGAGAGGCTGGGAAGGAAGAGCTACAAGGAGCAGTACGCCTTCATCTACAG GCGGCATCTGGTATCAGTGAAACAAACCTACCAGTACCCCGACACCCAGCCCGGGGATGAGGATGCCTTCTCCAGAGAGCCCTTCACCATCTGGTTCCAGTCTCCAAAAACCG CTGTCAAAGAGTTTGCTATAATCCCTCTGCACACCACACCGGAGACAGCAGTACGGGAGATTGATGAGCTCTATGATGTGTATTTAGATGTAAAACAGCGCTGGAAAACTGAG AACTTCATCTTCATGGGAGACTTTAACGCTGGATGCAGCTATGTTCCCCAAAAACAGTGGAAGAACATCCGGCTGAGGACTTACCCCGAATTCATCTGGCTAATTGGTGACAAAAATGACACAACAGTGAAGAGGAGCACAAGCTGCCCATATGACAG GATCGTGGTCAGCGGGCAGAAGCTCATCCATGCCATCGTGCCACACTCTGTCAGTGTCTTCGATTTCCAGAAGAACTTTCAGATGACTGAGGAGCAG GCACTGGGGGTGAGCGACCACTTCCCAGTAGAATTtgagttaaaaacaaaaggtgGCTTCTTCAACTGGCTGAAATCAAAGTTCTCCAAGAGGAGGAGACCAAGAAAGAGCCGCCACTCAAGCTCATGA
- the DNASE1L3 gene encoding deoxyribonuclease gamma isoform X2, producing MQKQRQQHRFPSSQLRGPKEDYSCVVSERLGRKSYKEQYAFIYRRHLVSVKQTYQYPDTQPGDEDAFSREPFTIWFQSPKTAVKEFAIIPLHTTPETAVREIDELYDVYLDVKQRWKTENFIFMGDFNAGCSYVPQKQWKNIRLRTYPEFIWLIGDKNDTTVKRSTSCPYDRIVVSGQKLIHAIVPHSVSVFDFQKNFQMTEEQALGVSDHFPVEFELKTKGGFFNWLKSKFSKRRRPRKSRHSSS from the exons ATGCAGaaacaaaggcagcagcaccGCTTTCCTTCCAGTCAGCTGAGGGGGCCGAAGGAGGACTACAGCTGTGTGGTCAGCGAGAGGCTGGGAAGGAAGAGCTACAAGGAGCAGTACGCCTTCATCTACAG GCGGCATCTGGTATCAGTGAAACAAACCTACCAGTACCCCGACACCCAGCCCGGGGATGAGGATGCCTTCTCCAGAGAGCCCTTCACCATCTGGTTCCAGTCTCCAAAAACCG CTGTCAAAGAGTTTGCTATAATCCCTCTGCACACCACACCGGAGACAGCAGTACGGGAGATTGATGAGCTCTATGATGTGTATTTAGATGTAAAACAGCGCTGGAAAACTGAG AACTTCATCTTCATGGGAGACTTTAACGCTGGATGCAGCTATGTTCCCCAAAAACAGTGGAAGAACATCCGGCTGAGGACTTACCCCGAATTCATCTGGCTAATTGGTGACAAAAATGACACAACAGTGAAGAGGAGCACAAGCTGCCCATATGACAG GATCGTGGTCAGCGGGCAGAAGCTCATCCATGCCATCGTGCCACACTCTGTCAGTGTCTTCGATTTCCAGAAGAACTTTCAGATGACTGAGGAGCAG GCACTGGGGGTGAGCGACCACTTCCCAGTAGAATTtgagttaaaaacaaaaggtgGCTTCTTCAACTGGCTGAAATCAAAGTTCTCCAAGAGGAGGAGACCAAGAAAGAGCCGCCACTCAAGCTCATGA